Proteins from a single region of Sandaracinaceae bacterium:
- a CDS encoding YaeQ family protein, with product MAQATVLLRVGVELADVDRGVYETLDLRVAQHPSESEARVVVRVLARCLLHEEGLEFGRGLSNVDEPALSLPGAHGGHALWVDLGAPSADRVHRASKLAERVAIVTDKDAQTLRKEWGSRTIHAADAIELLLLPRGFVDTLAAGLGRNDAWVVSLVEGNLSVTAHGESHACDLVRTTLAAFLAGDAS from the coding sequence ATGGCGCAGGCGACGGTGCTGCTGCGAGTGGGGGTCGAGCTGGCGGATGTGGACCGCGGGGTCTACGAGACGCTGGACCTGCGCGTCGCGCAGCACCCCTCCGAGTCCGAGGCGCGCGTGGTGGTGCGCGTGCTCGCGCGCTGTCTGCTCCACGAGGAGGGGCTCGAGTTCGGACGCGGACTGTCGAACGTGGACGAGCCAGCGCTCTCGCTGCCGGGGGCGCATGGGGGGCACGCGCTGTGGGTGGACCTGGGCGCCCCGTCGGCGGACCGTGTCCATCGCGCGAGCAAGCTCGCCGAGCGCGTCGCCATCGTGACCGACAAGGACGCCCAGACGCTCCGCAAGGAGTGGGGCAGCCGCACCATCCACGCCGCGGACGCCATCGAGCTGCTGCTGCTCCCTCGTGGCTTCGTCGACACGCTCGCGGCCGGCCTCGGGCGCAACGACGCGTGGGTGGTCTCGCTCGTCGAGGGGAACCTGAGCGTCACGGCTCACGGGGAGTCCCACGCGTGCGACCTGGTGCGCACCACGCTCGCCGCGTTCCTGGCCGGCGACGCGTCGTAG
- a CDS encoding sigma 54-interacting transcriptional regulator, protein MTDTGPIEARLAGRYAYEGELAEGATGRVMLVRDVDGSSSWVAKAVPPYNAACLAAELDALLDVRHASIVRPRELLRVATPLPPPFALPAGAAVLVEELVAGEPLAEAPCESWEELAAAGQMLAEALAELHRVNLVHGDVSPFNVLSSSGRWVLVDLGHAGSPLQAGVGAAGTPGFMAPEAFAGARTPSTDLFALGATLLAAAPGATSLPTLAGLADAHEHALRLQHLSRERLRDAPHPLAEIITTLLAPSPSTRPSDAQEVARRFEWEHEDRPRSSYTEELAPLRMRARRGGPRVAGALRNARFVGHEGPLRDALERIRDRAGTSLPPTLVRVIGPAGSGRDRFAQEFAQRLQRMAFDAGFPVPTIAHGPVLPTLSGQPVVVRWTPPTTEEGAARALRFLDVSEVERSPSIIVVCTDAPLVTGSDDARLIEILLGPLTADPVRELLYDALREHPTPDEVDAALALTGGLVGSLVEQLAAHAIGGDFLRARDLPTLRAATLEWAPPPLPTATLELLERCSMCADGLPLDDDVPDGLSLALTLGLLAVDHRGDVVARADVRARMLAHMTAARRKRLAADLLGSVMDPLGRAHLAVQAGLHDVAESELARALAESDDETASPARAARVYALACALPTLSLRTRQLAAQWLQRRAASEHALALLEREVDAESLALHAEFLRQQGRPTEAVRSLASARGLPGAHASEVFLRSAGRLAIEHPDLAVDGVDALLAAFAEARPEDHRDSHAFCELRALAAFTCGDVDVAEREAERAATLALQRDALGEAARGLSLRATIAQRRGDAASAYALGRRALTLAEAGGERLAAAVYGLNLGLSCFELGNLGEALSHVRAGADTLAELGRDSLLSQAALNLAQVHTAFGDDTGASALLPLAARKAEAAGLASVRAHVDLTWAAIELRRGKLLASVQRIDSALERVPSCPPEALPLVHARAALALAEANHGERARGLLTATEAEEALPHADAALTRRLALGTLALGAESVARRRAVELLAPAAADPRGWERQLQATLLISQLLERLADAPGALAEARRARVLLDTALDSLPNHLRPLLLETVRYQAALRVPPLFEADAPTPAGGRDVFRELPLYMQRFVSAGDPGRLLQRIADAAQALTRAERGFVVERLADGGWLTLACTDEQPADVRGFSRSVAGRALATGRTVSALDAIDDTRLNTSGSVLGIGTRSVLAAPLHCVGRYLALYVDDRRRPAAFDRESEEVFAACAQLAGLSLTASWDAAALREERKKLAAAEATLRTDVESQRDEITSLRRAVTGTERGSMIAGPGPMRRALELAERAAASSVPVLILGESGTGKELVARFVHDQSARRAARFVSENCAAIPDTLLESALFGHERGAFTGADRARQGLFHSADGGTLFLDEIGEMSPAMQSKLLRVLQDGQVRPVGGTKVTQVDVRLVTATHRDLLAMVADGRFREDLYYRITVVSLRLPPLRERANDVPLLVRHFLRKHHPGTPPRVTPEAMRRLASAPWPGNVRQLENEVQRLLVMEGDPIEASDVLAAAGPTTAAVEPPRRGDVSAFDPLGSLAVREHVDALERALITAALERTGQNQTRAALELGVSRYGLQKMMKRLGLRE, encoded by the coding sequence TTGACAGACACGGGACCCATCGAGGCCCGGTTGGCCGGCCGCTATGCCTACGAAGGAGAGCTCGCCGAAGGGGCTACAGGGCGCGTCATGCTGGTGCGCGACGTGGACGGGAGCAGCTCGTGGGTCGCGAAGGCCGTGCCCCCGTACAACGCGGCCTGCCTCGCGGCAGAGCTGGATGCGCTGCTGGACGTGCGGCACGCCAGCATCGTGCGACCGCGTGAGCTGCTGCGGGTCGCGACGCCGCTACCTCCGCCCTTCGCGCTGCCCGCGGGTGCCGCGGTGCTGGTGGAGGAGCTCGTCGCTGGCGAGCCGCTTGCCGAGGCCCCGTGCGAGAGCTGGGAGGAGCTCGCCGCCGCGGGCCAGATGCTGGCCGAAGCGCTGGCGGAGCTGCACCGCGTGAACCTCGTCCACGGCGACGTCTCGCCGTTCAACGTGCTGTCCAGCAGCGGCCGCTGGGTGCTGGTGGACCTCGGCCACGCGGGCTCGCCGCTTCAGGCCGGGGTGGGCGCCGCCGGGACCCCTGGCTTCATGGCCCCCGAAGCCTTCGCGGGCGCCCGCACACCCAGCACGGATCTGTTCGCGTTGGGCGCGACGTTGCTGGCAGCGGCGCCTGGGGCCACCTCGTTGCCCACGCTGGCAGGACTCGCCGATGCGCACGAGCACGCGCTCCGCCTCCAGCACCTGAGCCGAGAACGGCTACGTGATGCGCCCCACCCCCTGGCCGAGATCATCACGACGCTGTTGGCGCCGTCGCCCTCCACGCGTCCGAGCGACGCCCAAGAGGTCGCCCGGCGCTTCGAGTGGGAGCACGAGGACCGCCCTCGCAGCAGCTACACCGAGGAGCTCGCGCCGCTCCGCATGCGCGCCCGGCGCGGCGGCCCAAGGGTCGCTGGCGCACTCCGCAACGCGCGCTTCGTGGGACACGAGGGGCCGCTCCGAGACGCGCTCGAGCGGATCCGGGATCGCGCCGGCACGAGCCTCCCCCCCACCCTCGTGCGCGTCATCGGTCCTGCCGGATCCGGACGCGACCGCTTCGCCCAAGAGTTCGCGCAGCGGCTCCAGCGCATGGCGTTCGACGCGGGCTTCCCAGTCCCGACGATCGCGCACGGCCCGGTCCTCCCAACGCTCTCGGGACAGCCCGTCGTGGTGCGTTGGACGCCGCCAACGACGGAAGAGGGGGCGGCACGCGCGCTCCGCTTCTTGGACGTGAGCGAGGTGGAGCGTAGTCCGTCCATCATCGTCGTGTGCACGGACGCCCCGCTCGTCACAGGCTCGGACGACGCGCGCCTGATCGAGATACTGCTCGGGCCCCTAACGGCCGACCCGGTGCGCGAGCTCCTCTACGACGCGCTGCGCGAGCACCCGACACCAGACGAGGTCGACGCCGCGTTGGCGCTGACCGGCGGGCTCGTGGGCTCCCTCGTGGAGCAGCTCGCGGCACACGCCATTGGGGGCGACTTTCTCCGCGCGCGTGACCTCCCCACGCTGCGAGCGGCCACCCTCGAGTGGGCCCCACCCCCGCTGCCCACGGCGACCCTGGAGCTGCTCGAGCGCTGCAGCATGTGCGCCGACGGTCTGCCGCTCGACGACGACGTGCCGGACGGCCTCTCGCTGGCGCTCACCCTGGGCCTGCTCGCCGTCGACCATCGCGGCGACGTGGTGGCCCGCGCGGACGTACGCGCCCGGATGTTGGCGCACATGACGGCGGCGCGACGCAAGAGGCTGGCGGCCGACCTGCTCGGGTCAGTGATGGACCCACTGGGACGCGCGCACCTCGCCGTGCAGGCCGGTCTGCACGACGTCGCGGAGTCGGAGCTCGCCCGGGCCCTCGCCGAGAGCGACGACGAGACGGCCTCGCCAGCGCGCGCAGCGCGCGTGTACGCGTTGGCGTGTGCGCTGCCCACGCTGAGCCTGCGCACGAGGCAGTTGGCCGCCCAGTGGCTGCAGCGCCGCGCCGCGTCGGAGCACGCGCTGGCGTTGCTCGAGCGGGAAGTGGACGCCGAGTCGCTCGCGCTACACGCCGAGTTCCTGCGCCAGCAAGGGCGCCCCACCGAAGCGGTGCGCTCGCTGGCGTCCGCCCGGGGGCTGCCTGGGGCACATGCCAGCGAGGTGTTCCTGCGCAGCGCAGGTCGGCTCGCGATCGAGCATCCGGACCTGGCCGTCGACGGCGTGGACGCGCTGCTGGCGGCATTCGCGGAGGCACGCCCCGAAGACCACCGCGACTCCCATGCGTTCTGCGAGCTGCGCGCTCTCGCCGCGTTCACGTGCGGAGACGTTGACGTCGCCGAGCGGGAGGCCGAGCGGGCGGCGACCCTAGCCCTCCAGCGAGACGCGCTTGGCGAGGCGGCGCGCGGTCTCTCGCTGCGTGCCACCATCGCGCAGCGACGCGGCGACGCGGCCAGCGCATACGCCTTGGGTCGCCGCGCGCTGACCCTGGCCGAGGCTGGTGGGGAGCGCCTCGCGGCGGCGGTGTACGGCCTGAACCTCGGGCTGTCCTGCTTCGAGCTCGGCAACCTCGGCGAGGCCCTCTCGCATGTACGCGCAGGGGCGGACACGCTGGCCGAGCTAGGCCGAGACAGCCTGCTCTCGCAAGCTGCGTTGAACCTCGCCCAAGTCCACACCGCCTTCGGAGACGACACGGGGGCGAGCGCCTTGCTGCCGCTCGCCGCGCGCAAGGCGGAGGCCGCGGGGCTCGCCAGCGTCCGCGCCCACGTCGACCTCACGTGGGCCGCCATCGAGCTGCGTCGCGGCAAACTGCTGGCGTCCGTGCAACGCATCGACTCGGCGCTCGAGCGGGTCCCGAGCTGCCCACCAGAGGCGCTCCCGCTCGTGCACGCGCGGGCCGCGCTGGCCCTGGCCGAGGCGAACCACGGCGAGCGCGCGCGTGGGCTGTTGACCGCCACGGAAGCCGAAGAGGCCCTCCCACACGCCGACGCCGCGCTCACGCGCCGACTGGCGCTCGGCACCCTGGCCCTGGGCGCGGAGAGCGTCGCGCGCAGACGCGCGGTGGAGCTCCTGGCCCCCGCTGCCGCCGACCCACGTGGCTGGGAGCGGCAGCTGCAAGCGACGCTGCTGATCAGTCAGCTCCTGGAGCGCCTCGCCGACGCACCAGGAGCGCTGGCCGAGGCCCGACGCGCGCGCGTGCTGCTGGATACCGCGCTGGACTCGCTCCCCAACCACCTGCGTCCCCTCCTGCTCGAGACGGTTCGCTACCAAGCCGCGCTGCGGGTGCCGCCGCTGTTCGAGGCGGACGCCCCCACCCCGGCGGGCGGCCGCGACGTCTTCCGCGAGCTCCCGCTGTACATGCAGCGCTTCGTCAGCGCAGGCGACCCGGGGCGACTGCTGCAGCGCATCGCCGACGCTGCACAAGCCCTCACGCGCGCCGAGCGCGGCTTCGTGGTCGAGCGCCTGGCCGACGGTGGCTGGCTGACCCTCGCCTGCACGGACGAACAACCAGCCGACGTGCGCGGCTTCTCACGGTCCGTGGCAGGGCGCGCGCTCGCCACGGGGCGCACGGTCTCCGCGCTCGACGCCATCGACGACACCCGCCTCAACACGAGCGGCAGCGTCCTCGGCATCGGCACGCGCTCGGTGTTGGCCGCTCCGCTGCACTGCGTGGGCCGCTACCTCGCGCTGTACGTGGACGACCGCCGACGACCGGCAGCGTTCGATCGCGAGAGCGAGGAGGTCTTCGCAGCGTGCGCGCAGCTCGCAGGCCTCTCGCTGACAGCCAGCTGGGACGCCGCCGCCCTGCGCGAGGAGCGCAAGAAGCTGGCGGCCGCCGAGGCAACGCTGCGCACGGACGTGGAGTCGCAGCGCGACGAGATCACTTCCTTGCGACGCGCCGTCACCGGCACCGAGCGCGGCAGCATGATCGCGGGCCCCGGTCCCATGCGGCGCGCGCTCGAGCTGGCGGAGCGAGCGGCCGCGAGCTCGGTCCCCGTGCTGATCCTCGGCGAGAGCGGGACTGGCAAGGAGCTCGTCGCGCGCTTCGTGCACGACCAGAGCGCGCGCCGCGCGGCACGCTTCGTGAGCGAGAACTGCGCCGCCATCCCGGACACCCTGCTGGAGTCGGCCCTGTTCGGGCACGAGCGCGGCGCGTTCACGGGTGCGGACCGCGCGCGGCAGGGGCTGTTTCACTCCGCCGACGGGGGGACCCTCTTCTTGGACGAGATCGGCGAGATGAGCCCCGCGATGCAGAGCAAGCTGCTACGTGTCCTGCAGGACGGGCAGGTACGCCCGGTGGGGGGCACGAAGGTCACGCAGGTGGACGTGCGGCTCGTCACGGCGACGCATCGCGACCTGCTGGCCATGGTCGCGGACGGGCGGTTCCGCGAGGACCTGTACTACCGAATCACCGTCGTGTCGCTGCGGCTTCCCCCGCTGCGCGAGCGCGCCAACGATGTGCCCTTGCTCGTGCGCCACTTCCTGCGGAAGCACCACCCGGGCACGCCCCCGCGTGTGACGCCCGAGGCGATGCGACGCCTCGCGAGCGCCCCATGGCCTGGGAACGTTCGCCAACTCGAGAACGAGGTGCAGCGCCTGCTCGTGATGGAGGGCGACCCCATCGAGGCGAGCGACGTGCTGGCTGCGGCAGGACCCACGACCGCGGCGGTGGAACCCCCGCGCAGGGGCGACGTGTCCGCCTTCGACCCGCTGGGATCACTCGCCGTGCGCGAGCACGTCGACGCGCTCGAGCGCGCGCTGATCACGGCGGCGCTCGAACGCACCGGCCAGAACCAGACGCGCGCCGCGCTCGAGCTGGGTGTGAGCCGCTACGGCCTGCAGAAGATGATGAAGCGCTTGGGCCTGCGGGAGTGA